The Pseudorca crassidens isolate mPseCra1 chromosome 3, mPseCra1.hap1, whole genome shotgun sequence genome includes the window CCAGCTTCCCAGACATCTCTTGTGAAAGGGGAAGATGGGGGAAAATGCAGCCTTCCAAAACTCCAGGCAGGGTGACGGAGGGTAAAAAACTCACCTCTCGAATCTGCCTAATATGGCTGGGCTGGGATAGCAAATTCAGACAAATAACAGAGTCTTCATCGGGGGTACGTGTAAAGAAAGGACAACAGTAAAGACAGTAGTGggaaatcatttattttcatactaTTTCAGTGAAACCTTAAGAACAATCTCTCTACTAAGAGGGATTTGAGAGAAGGGTGCGGGGAAGTGAGGAGGAGATTTCTTGCTCTGTCAGATAAGATTTTCATTATTCGAAGGGGCCGCATAGATTTCGTAGAGTTGGGAGGTCCTCATCTTGAGTTCCCGGGCCACCTGGCAGATGGAAAAAGGCCAGCAGCAGTGCACTGCGAGCCAGTCCTCGCACAGCGTGCCCTAGGGGAGACCGGGTCTCTGTTCTGGCTCAATCGCACAGGTTCAGTTCCCTTTCCCAGGAACCTCCGCAGTATTACCTCATGGCCCATCCCACCCACTGCCCCCAAGATCCGACACCATCCTGAAGTCATCGCCCAGGGACACAACTCCACCACGTTACCCAAGTGCCAAGCAGCTCGACTGCTAATCGATCCTTGCAATTCAGAGACCTGCCCTCAAGACTTCATACCTGAAACCACTGTCTCACTGACAGAAAATTCTCTGTcaacatctttttatttcctcttagaacttaatgtttataattattttatttacttttttggagTAATAAATGCACATGGTCCAAAATTCCCACAGTAAGAAGGAATAGGAAGTAAAAAGTAAATCCCCCCCTTCTACAGCTCTCACCAGCCACCCAGTTACCTGTCAGGGGGCTACCATTGTTGGTAGTTCTTATATACACTTCCAGATAAATTCTATGTCTAGgcaaatatatagatacatacagatatacacacattACATTttacctacatatatatattctttttaagtaaATTGTTACATACTTATACACCTTACTCTtttgttcacttaaaaatatacctTAGGGATCATTTCacatgaatatataaaaagatgcctttaactaatgagaacctactgtacagcagagggaactctactcagtgctctgtggtgacctaaatgggaaggaaatccaaaaaagaggggatacatgtatatgtgtggctgattgactttgctgtacagcagaaactgtcacagcagtgtaaagcaactatactccaataaaaaaacaaataaaataaaaagatgcctTTTTATCTGTCCACATCTTAGTAGGCATGACATGTCTGTCCTCAATCTCTCATTGTACCTCAGTCTCAGCTGCACTGGAAATTGGCTCTTTGAAGTGTCCCCAGGGAACCCCCAAAGTGAATTCTGTATATGCTGATGGGCTACATTTTAAGTGAGATTATCCCAAGTGTATCCTCCAAATTTGGTGCACTTCTACCTATCATCTTCTCTGGATGTaataagagacagagaaacagaagtgGTCAACGATCTACATTATAATAGGTCCCCCTTGGCAATACCCTTCACAATGTGGCATTTTCGTTAATATATATCCTAgtaacaaataaaatcagaaatttcttccctttcctttctcaaaGTATTCCACTAAGTGTGGTGTTTTTAAGCATCCTCACCCacacctcatttttttaaaaaaatcacaggttTGAAAGGCATCCAGGTTCTCATACAGATCCAGCTTCACATATATATCCAAACACACTTACCCGTATTCTATGTCTCTCTCTGGTGCCAATTCTTAGTGCAAAGGTGGACCCAGGTAACAATGGCCAACAAAAAC containing:
- the PLAC8L1 gene encoding PLAC8-like protein 1 — protein: MREKLETGFCGLICPMCLECDIARQYGECFCWPLLPGSTFALRIGTRERHRIRGTLCEDWLAVHCCWPFSICQVARELKMRTSQLYEIYAAPSNNENLI